Proteins from a single region of Drosophila biarmipes strain raj3 chromosome 3R, RU_DBia_V1.1, whole genome shotgun sequence:
- the LOC108026377 gene encoding myb-like protein P, producing MELKVWVEGIQRIVCGVTVNTTCQDVVFALAHATGKVGRFTLIERWRNNERHLAPNENPMKLLLKWGEYANDVQFILQRSENKTQQQQTQQQQQQQQQNNNNNNNYAVMTTKKPLGTNNNNNNKPAPTLQKQKSNVELSYRTKELKKSFGGYDAKQFDNIGIVKGIPQQQPPVSGAPVSPAAVPQEQLPPQDNNNVAPLVPKHEKSLSNPLDMTSTGSNPPTSANGYNDFYNNNSSSNHIYSQLSKSSNELRRASPNEMYYNNNNNIVNNNNNSPELYKQTPTISANGALVPPPYRDPPPPRNSPMCQGQRLPSSNADTMSNASSSTNPFLSDYDQHSNHNNNNNSQAMEEGETMFQATQYNDLLQLIKFQREKITAQQMELQKFDTEIVYLESKERDHAHELEAISREISKADQIFRQGSEQLQTLQYVEEENELVKQQEKTLKSEIALLRSKLANCETELLQCKNKMRLLMDDIELEQQQQQQTNRQTVERDFLMEMERIQSEIDQALHNTDTSNKSTDNLKKELLMIEHAIAEKKRQVEQLVNEMKEVNLQSLTVTTTEEIKHLLEGPNKQGSSRRIIGSPRQLETAVPTSKNPHGVWV from the exons ATGGAGCTGAAAGTTTGGGTCGAGGGCATCCAGCGGATCGTGTGCGGCGTTACAGTGAACACCACATGTCAG GATGTGGTCTTTGCCCTGGCCCATGCCACTGGGAAGGTCGGCAGATTCACTTTAATCGAAAGGTGGCGTAATAACGAACGCCACTTGGCCCCCAACGAGAATCCCATGAAGCTGCTGCTCAAGTGGGGCGAGTATGCAAATGATGTGCAGTTTATATTACAACGATCCGAGAACAaaacgcagcagcagcagacacaacaacagcagcagcagcagcagcaaaacaacaataataacaacaactaCGCTGTGATGACAACGAAAAAGCCGCTGGGCAcgaacaataataacaataataagcCAGCGCCCACCTTGCAAAAGCAAAAGTCGAACGTCGAACTCAGCTACCGCACAAAGGAATTGAAAAAGAGTTTTGG CGGCTACGATGCCAAACAGTTTGACAATATAGGAATAGTCAAAGGGATTCCTCAGCAGCAGCCACCGGTTTCAGGAGCCCCAGTGAGCCCAGCAGCGGTTCCACAGGAGCAGCTGCCACCGCAGGATAACAACAATGTAGCACCTCTAGTGCCTAAGCATGAAAAGTCACTATCGAATCCCTTGGACATGACCAGCACGGGCAGCAATCCACCAACTTCTGCCAATGGCTACAACGACTTctacaacaacaatagcaGCAGTAACCATATCTACAGCCAGCTAAGCAAATCCAGCAACGAACTGCGACGCGCCAGTCCCAACGAGATGTActacaacaataataacaacattgtcaataacaacaataactcACCGGAGCTGTATAAGCAAACCCCGACGATTTCCGCAAACGGTGCGCTAGTTCCACCTCCATATCGTGatccgccgccgccgaggaACAGCCCTATGTGCCAGGGCCAACGCTTGCCCAGCAGCAATGCGGACACCATGTCCAATGCCTCCTCCTCGACGAATCCGTTCCTCAGCGACTACGATCAGCACAGCAaccataacaataacaataatagcCAGGCCATGGAGGAGGGCGAGACCATGTTCCAGGCCACGCAGTACAACGATTTGCTGCAGCTCATCAAGTTTCAGCGCGAGAAGATTACAGCCCAGCAAATGGAATTGCAAaag TTTGATACGGAAATCGTTTATTTGGAGAGCAAAGAACGCGACCACGCCCACGAGCTGGAGGCCATTTCTCGTGAGATTTCCAAAGCGGATCAAATCTTTCGTCAGGGCAGTGAACAGCTGCAGACGCTGCAGTACGTGGAGGAGGAGAACGAACTGGTCAAGCAGCAGGAGAAGACCCTGAAGTCGGAAATAGCCCTGCTCCGATCCAAGCTGGCCAACTGCGAGACTGAGCTGCTGCAATGCAAGAACAAGATGCGCCTGCTCATGGATGACATAGAACtggaacagcaacagcagcagcagacaaATAG GCAAACAGTGGAGCGTGACTTCCTAATGGAAATGGAGCGGATACAGAGCGAAATTGACCAGGCCCTGCACAACACCGACACTTCGAACAAGTCGACGGACAACTtgaagaaggagctgctgatGATCGAGCATGCCATTGCCGAGAAGAAGCGGCAGGTGGAGCAGCTGGTCAACGAAATGAAGGAGGTGAACCTGCAAAGTCTGACTGTGACCACCACGGAGGAGATCAAGCACCTGTTGGAGGGACCCAACAAGCAGGGCAGCAGTCGGCGGATCATCGGTTCGCCCCGGCAACTAGAAACGGCTGTTCCAACCAGTAAAAATCCTCACGGCGTCTGGGTCTAG
- the LOC108026292 gene encoding LOW QUALITY PROTEIN: poly [ADP-ribose] polymerase tankyrase (The sequence of the model RefSeq protein was modified relative to this genomic sequence to represent the inferred CDS: substituted 1 base at 1 genomic stop codon), which translates to MANSSRSRAILSVNLDAVMANDPLRELFEACKTGEIAKVKKLITPQTVNARDTAGRKSTPLHFAAGYGRREVVEFLLNSGASIQACDEGGLHPLHNCCSFGHAEVVRLLLKAGASPNTTDNWNYTPLHEAASKGKVDVCLALLQHGANHTIRNSEQKTPLELADEATRPVLTGEYRKDELLEAARSGAEDRLLALLTPLNVNCHASDGRRSTPLHLAAGYNRIGIVEILLDNGADVHAKDKGGLVPLHNACSYGHFDVTKLLIQAGANVNANDLWAFTPLHEAASKSRVEVCSLLLSRGADPTLLNCHSKSAIDAAPTRELRERIAFEYKGHCLLDACRKCDVSRAKKLVCAEIVNFVHPYTGDTPLHLAVVCPDGKRKQLIELLTRKGALLNEKNKAFLTPLHLAAELLHYDAMEVLLKQGAKVNALDSLGQTPLHRCARDEQAVRLLLSYAADTNIVSLEGLTAAQLASDNVLKLLKNPPDSETHLLEAAKAGDLDTVRRIVLNNPISVNCRDLDGRHSTPLHFAAGFNRVPVVQFLLEHGAEVYAADKGGLVPLHNACSYGHYEVTELLVKHGANVNVSDLWKFTPLHEAAAKGKYDICKLLLKHGADPMKKNRDGATPADLVKESDHDVAELLRGPSALLDAAKKGNLARVQRLVTAESINCRDAQGRNSTPLHLAAGYNNFECAEYLLENGADVNAQDKGGLIPLHNASSYGHLDIAALLIKHKTVVNATDKWGFTPLHEAAQKGRTQLCSLLLAHGADAYMKNQEGQTPIELATADDVKCLLQDAMATSLSQQALSASTQSLTSSSPAPDAAAAGAGTSSSSSSAVLSPTTETVLLPTGASMILSVPVPLPMSSSTRISPAQGAEANGAEGASSDDLLPDADTITNVSGFLCSQQLHHLTELFEREQITLDILAEMGHDDLKQVGVSAYGFRHKILKGIAQLRSTTGIGNNVNLCTLLVDLLPDDKEFVAVEEEMQATIREHRDNGQAGGYFTRYNIIRVQKVQNRKLWERYAHRRQEIAEENFLQSNERMLFHGSPFINAIVQRGFDERHAYIGGMFGAGIYFAEHSSKSNQYVYGIGGGIGCPSHKDKSCYVCPRQLLLCRVALGKSFLQYSAMKMAHAPPGHHSVVGRPSAGGLHFAEYVVYRGEQSYPEYLITYQIVKPDDSSSGTEDTRXWMPSVGSTPTTTSPALHQPHPHHQPPQQQQQQQTQPQQQQQQKPPLPLPPPQQQTSAPVAKRRPKPSLQLQYQHYQPQHHPVVASAPAVTTTQPAPAGVFAHSSNNNNNTSSGNVNNNNNDMSPVSNSNSYSSVDTNQTLLNSLANQQRNHRHQQQQQQQHHHQQLQQANRSQKYSQFMIITPAVSIDRNFEYESHLDFEDFANAAHNNGNLFRLGLRRSDSSSDDSGHSSDSSSFRSNYNPYLHHSRQHLLSKGGNGGGGGAGRHFYAFTSSWRWCSLLCAAMRCFGAGGAGHGNAPYSSSLQHHRLRRCSSYNAENAYEHFAAPFKARKTRDHMNNITYEL; encoded by the exons ATGGCCAACAGCAGTCGCAGTCGGGCCATTTTGAGCGTTAATCTCGATGCGGTCATGGCCAACGATCCGCTGCGGGAGCTCTTCGAGGCCTGCAAGACGGGCGAGATCGCCAAGGTGAAGAAGCTGATCACGCCGCAGACCGTGAACGCCCGGGACACGGCGGGACGCAAGTCCACTCCACTGCATttcgcagcgg GCTATGGACGCCGGGAAGTGGTGGAATTCCTGCTGAACAGCGGCGCCTCCATCCAGGCCTGCGACGAAGGCGGCCTGCATCCGCTgcacaactgctgctcctttGGCCACGCCGAGGTGGTGCGATTGCTGCTGAAGGCGGGTGCCAGTCCCAACACCACCGACAACTGGAACTACACGCCACTGCACGAGGCGGCCAGCAAGGGCAAGGTGGACGTGTGCCTGGCCCTGTTGCAGCATGGCGCAAACCACACCATAAGGAACTCGGAGCAGAAGACCCCCCTCGAACTGGCGGACGAGGCGACGCGGCCCGTCTTGACCGGCGAATATCGCAAGGATGAGCTTCTAGAAGCTGCACGCTCAGGGGCCGAGGATCGCCTGCTGGCCCTGCTGACGCCCTTGAATGTCAACTGTCATGCCAGCGATGGACGTCGGTCCACACCGCTCCACCTTGCAGCCGGCTACAATAGGATCGGCATCGTGGAGATTCTGCTGGACAACGGGGCGGATGTGCATGCCAAGGACAAGGGCGGCCTGGTGCCGCTGCACAATGCCTGCTCCTACGGACACTTCGATGTGACCAAGCTGCTCATCCAGGCGGGCGCCAATGTGAACGCCAACGATCTGTGGGCCTTCACGCCGCTCCACGAGGCCGCCTCCAAGAGCCGCGTCGAGGTCTGCAGCCTGCTGCTCAGTCGCGGAGCGGATCCCACCCTGCTCAATTGCCACAGCAAGTCGGCCATTGATGCTGCGCCCACCAGGGAGCTGAGGGAGCGCATTGCCT TTGAGTACAAGGGCCACTGCCTGCTGGACGCCTGTCGAAAGTGCGACGTGTCCCGTGCCAAGAAGCTGGTCTGCGCCGAGATTGTGAACTTTGTGCATCCGTACACAGGGGACACTCCGCTCCACCTGGCAGTTGTCTGTCCGGATGGCAAGCGCAAGCAGTTGATCGAACTGCTGACCCGGAAAGGAGCTCTGTTAAATGAGAAAAACAAGGCATTCCTCACGCCACTGCACCTGGCCGCCGAACTGCTCCACTACGATGCTATGGAGGTGCTGCTGAAGCAGGGCGCCAAGGTCAATGCCTTGGATAGTCTAGGACAAACACCGCTTCACCGGTGTGCCCGTGATGAGCAGGCGGTTCGTTTGCTGCTATCTTACGCCGCAGATACAAATATCGTTTCCCTCGAGGGACTTACAGCCGCGCAATTGGCCTCTGACAATGTGCTGAAGCTGCTCAAGAATCCGCCGGACAGTGAGACCCATTTGCTAGAGGCGGCCAAGGCCGGCGATCTTGATACTGTGCGCCGCATAGTGCTCAACAATCCGATCTCAGTCAACTGCCGGGACTTGGATGGACGACATTCCACACCCTTGCACTTCGCTGCTGGGTTCAATCGAGTGCCAGTGGTTCAGTTTCTTTTGGAGCACGGCGCCGAGGTTTATGCTGCTGACAAGGGCGGACTAGTTCCCCTGCACAATGCCTGCTCCTACGGACACTATGAAGTTACCGAATTGCTGGTAAAGCACGGAGCCAACGTTAATGTTTCGGACTTGTGGAAGTTTACGCCTCTCCATGAAGCCGCCGCCAAGGGAAAGTACGATATATGCAAATTGCTTTTAAAGCATGGAGCTGATCCCATGAAGAAGAATCGGGATGGAGCCACGCCAGCGGATTTGGTCAAGGAATCCGATCACGATGTGGCTGAGCTGTTGCGAGGACCATCTGCCCTGCTGGACGCAGCAAAGAAGGGGAACTTGGCACGGGTTCAGCGCTTGGTTACCGCAGAGTCGATCAACTGCCGGGATGCGCAGGGCAGGAACTCCACACCACTTCACCTGGCCGCAGGATACAACAACTTCGAGTGTGCCGAGTATCTTTTGGAGAACGGTGCGGATGTTAATGCCCAGGACAAAGGCGGTCTCATACCCCTGCACAATGCCAGCAGCTATGGGCATTTGGATATTGCAGCACTGCTGATTAAGCACAAGACCGTGGTCAATGCCACGGACAAATGGGGATTCACGCCGCTTCATGAGGCTGCTCAGAAGGGACGCACTCAGCTGTGCTCGCTGCTATTGGCCCACGGAGCCGATGCCTACATGAAGAACCAGGAGGGACAGACGCCCATCGAGCTGGCCACGGCAGATGATGTGAAGTGCTTGCTGCAGGACGCGATGGCCACCTCGTTGAGTCAGCAGGCGCTGAGTGCTTCCACGCAATCGCTGACGAGCAGTTCCCCTGCGCCAGATGCAGCTGCCGCGGGTGCAGGCacctcctcgtcgtcctctTCTGCGGTACTCTCGCCCACCACGGAAACGGTGCTGCTGCCCACCGGTGCCTCCATGATTCTCAGTGTTCCTGTACCACTTCCCATGTCCAGCAGCACGCGGATCAGTCCCGCCCAAGGAGCCGAGGCCAATGGGGCTGAGGGTGCCTCCTCGGATGATCTGCTGCCGGACGCGGATACCATCACGAATGTGTCTGGATTCCTGTGCAGCCAGCAGCTGCATCACCTTACCGAACTGTTCGAACGCGAGCAGATCACCCTGGACattctggccgagatgggCCACGACGATCTCAAGCAGGTGGGCGTCTCCGCCTACGGCTTCCGGCACAAGATACTCAAGGGAATTGCCCAGCTAAGGTCCACCACAG GCATTGGTAACAACGTGAATCTGTGCACTTTGTTGGTGGATTTGCTGCCTGACGACAAGGAGTTTGTGGCGGTCGAGGAGGAGATGCAGGCCACGATTCGCGAGCATCGGGATAATGGACAGGCTGGAGGTTATTTTACTCGCTACAACATAATAAGG GTTCAAAAAGTACAGAACCGAAAGTTGTGGGAGCGTTACGCTCATCGCCGCCAGGAGATCGCCGAGGAGAACTTCCTGCAGTCCAACGAGCGGATGCTCTTCCACGGCAGTCCATTTATCAATGCGATTGTGCAGCGCGGATTTGATGAGCGCCACGCCTACATTGGTGGCATGTTTGGGGCTGGCATTTACTTCGCCGAGCATAGCTCAAAGAGCAACCAGTATGTGTATGGAATTGGCGGCGGCATTGGGTGTCCCTCGCACAAGGATAAGTCCTGCTACGTGTGTCCTAG ACAACTGCTGCTGTGTCGAGTGGCTTTGGGCAAATCCTTCTTACAGTACAGCGCCATGAAAATGGCTCACGCACCGCCAGGACACCACTCGGTGGTGGGAAGACCCTCGGCGGGCGGCCTGCATTTCGCCGAATACGTTGTCTATCGGGGCGAACAG TCGTATCCGGAGTACTTGATAACCTACCAAATCGTCAAGCCCGATGACAGCAGTAGCGGGACGGAGGATACGAGATGATGGATGCCCTCTGTCGGGTCCACGCCCACAACCACATCGCCAGCGCTGCACCAGCCGCACCCACATCATCAGCcgccgcagcaacagcagcagcagcagacgcaaccacaacaacagcagcagcagaagccaCCGCTGCCGTTGCCACCGCCACAACAGCAGACCTCAGCTCCAGTTGCCAAGAGGCGGCCCAAGCCGTCGCTGCAGTTGCAGTACCAGCACTATCAGCCACAGCACCACCCGGTGGTTGCATCCGCGCCCGCTGTGACCACCACCCAACCTGCCCCCGCTGGCGTCTTTGCGCACagcagcaataacaacaacaatacgAGCAGCGGCAATGtgaataataacaacaatgaCATGTCGCCGGTGTCGAACAGCAATAGTTACTCCTCCGTGGATACCAACCAGACGCTGCTCAATTCGCTGGCCAACCAGCAGCGCAACCATcgacatcagcagcagcagcagcagcaacaccatcatcagcagctgcagcaggcgAATCGCAGCCAAAAGTATAGTCAATTTATGATCATCACACCCGCCGTTTCCATAGATCGCAACTTTGAGTACGAGTCGCATTTGGATTTCGAGGATTTCGCCAATGCGGCCCACAACAATGGGAATCTCTTTCGGCTGGGATTGCGGCGGAgcgacagcagcagcgacgACAGTGGCCACAgcagcgacagcagcagctTCCGCTCGAACTACAACCCGTACTTGCACCACAGTCGCCAGCATCTGCTGTCCAAAGGCGGAAAcggtggtggcggcggtgCAGGTCGTCACTTTTACGCCTTCACCTCGTCGTGGCGGTGGTGCAGTCTCCTGTGCGCCGCCATGCGCTGCTTCGGAGCCGGTGGAGCCGGGCACGGGAATGCGCCGTACAGCAGCTCGCTGCAGCATCACCGACTAAGACGCTGCTCGTCGTACAACGCGGAGAACGCCTACGAGCACTTTGCGGCCCCCTTCAAGGCGCGAAAGACGCGCGACCACATGAACAACATCACCTACGAGTTGTGA
- the LOC108026326 gene encoding uncharacterized protein LOC108026326, with protein MEHLSHLYPPQLPKGRGRPRATYAQTGEFDLGLIREYRSHPVLYDRTNKRFKDKLYVAQIWDQMAHKLGYDATSLRERMTTLRNRYNIEKRRVENGLSTQASQWPLFESLQFLGDHIRPRRSFKNMSMKEEDEEPYEVDDCQSDSNGHMASVKDEMEDDCTIFDCEQALPVTTVLGIPLNTSDEANKSQRSMNGDMANGKGYNHFAESYQRRQQQNQPEYIISSPMINHPSKGMKRGGPPLDDHPSKRRTDEGLSISGFYPTPPQAPPLPAAYAKFRGFGEFMCHSLCDMPAATALRLVQKFTRELVQTSIRSEGSGGKRKTDQADAADAADATDQVDQSSESQEEDE; from the exons ATGGAGCACCTGTCCCATTTGTATCCCCCGCAACTGCCgaaggggcgtggccggcCTCGGGCCACATACGCCCAGACGGGCGAATTCGATCTGGGTCTGATCCGGGAGTACCGATCGCACCCGGTGCTGTACGACCGGACCAACAAGCGGTTCAAGGACAAGCTGTATGTGGCCCAAATATGGGATCAGATGGCCCACAAGCTGGGCTACGACG CGACCAGCTTAAGGGAGCGCATGACCACGCTGAGGAATCGCTACAACATCGAGAAGCGACGCGTCGAGAACGGTCTTTCCACACAGGCTTCCCAGTGGCCCCTCTTCGAGAGCCTCCAGTTCCTGGGCGATCACATTCGGCCCAGGCGCAGCTTTAAGAACATGAGCATgaaggaggaggacgaggagcccTACGAGGTGGACGACTGCCAGAGCGACAGCAACGGGCACATGGCGAGCGTAAAGGACGAAATGGAGGACGACTGCACGATCTTCGATTGCGAGCAGGCACTGCCAGTGACCACAGTGCTGGG GATCCCCCTGAACACCTCTGACGAAGCCAACAAGAGCCAGCGCTCCATGAACGGCGACATGGCCAATGGCAAGGGCTACAATCATTTTGCGGAAAGCTATCAGCGACGACAGCAACAAAACCAGCCGGAGTACATCATCAGTAGTCCGATGATCAACCATCCCAGCAAGGGCATGAAGCGCGGAGGACCGCCGTTGGACGATCATCCGTCGAAGCGCCGGACAGACGAGGGTCTGTCGATATCCGGTTTCTATCCCACACCACCTCAAGCACCCCCCTTGCCGGCGGCCTATGCCAAGTTCCGGGGATTCGGCGAGTTCATGTGCCACTCCCTGTGCGACATGCCGGCGGCTACTGCCTTGCGTCTGGTGCAGAAGTTCACCCGCGAACTGGTCCAGACCTCCATCCGCAGCGAGGGCAGCGGCGGCAAACGGAAGACCGATCAGGCGGACGCGGCGGATGCGGCGGATGCGACGGATCAGGTCGACCAGAGCAGCGAGTCGCAGGAGGAGGACGAGTAG